One window from the genome of Aphelocoma coerulescens isolate FSJ_1873_10779 chromosome 19, UR_Acoe_1.0, whole genome shotgun sequence encodes:
- the TPST1 gene encoding protein-tyrosine sulfotransferase 1 — MVGKLKQNLLLACLVISSVTVFYLGQHAMECHHRMEERSQPLRGGDSARGTLRTAPSASANRSLPYSKDMPLIFIGGVPRSGTTLMRAMLDAHPDIRCGEETRVIPRILAVKQMWARSSKEKIRLDEAGVTDEVLDSAMQAFLLEIIVKHGEPAPYLCNKDPFALKSLTYLARIFPNAKFLLMVRDGRASVHSMISRKVTIAGFDLNSYRDCLTKWNRAIETMYNQCMEVGFERCMLVHYEQLVLHPERWMRTLLKFLHIPWNQAVLHHEEMIGKAGGVSLSKVERSTDQVIKPVNVEALSKWVGKIPADVLQDMPVIAPMLAKLGYDPYANPPNYGKPDQKVVENTRRVYKGEFQLPDFLKEVPQTEPME; from the exons ATGGTTGGGAAGCTGAAGCAGAACCTGCTGCTGGCCTGCCTGGTGATCAGCTCGGTGACCGTGTTCTACCTGGGCCAGCACGCCATGGAGTGCCACCACCGCATGGAGGAGCGCAGCCAGCCCCTGAGGGGGGGGGACAGTGCCAGGGGCACGCTGAGGACAGCCCCCAGTGCCAGTGCCAACAGAAGCCTGCCCTACAGCAAGGACATGCCCCTGATCTTCATCGGCGGCGTCCCCCGCAGCGGCACCACGCTGATGCGCGCCATGCTGGACGCGCACCCCGATATCCGCTGCGGGGAGGAGACCAGGGTGATCCCCAGGATCCTGGCAGTGAAGCAGATGTGGGCAAGGTCCAGCAAGGAGAAAATCCGCCTGGATGAGGCCGGAGTCACAGATGAGGTGCTGGATTCAGCCATGCAGGCGTTTTTGTTGGAGATCATCGTGAAACACGGCGAGCCCGCTCCGTACTTGTGTAACAAAGATCCTTTTGCTTTAAAATCCTTAACTTATCTTGCCAGAATTTTCCCTAATgccaaattcctcctgatggTCCGAGATGGCCGTGCATCTGTGCATTCCATGATCTCCAGGAAAGTCACAATAGCTGGCTTTGACCTGAACAGCTACAGGGACTGCCTGACCAAGTGGAACCGTGCTATAGAAACCATGTACAACCAGTGCATGGAGGTGGGCTTTGAGAGGTGCATGCTGGTGCACTATGAACAGCTGGTGCTGCATCCTGAGAGGTGGATGAGGACTCTCCTCAAGTTCCTGCACATCCCATGGAACCAGGCAGTGCTGCACCATGAGGAGATGATTGGAAAAGCAGGGGGGGTTTCTCTTTCCAA gGTTGAAAGATCCACTGACCAAGTCATCAAGCCAGTGAATGTGGAAGCACTGTCCAAATGGGTTGGGAAGATCCCTGCTGATGTCCTGCAGGACATGCCAGTGATTGCCCCCATGCTGGCCAAACTGGGCTATGATCCCTATGCCAACCCACCCAATTATGGGAAACCAGATCAAAAAGTGGTGGAAAACACAAGGAGG